Proteins encoded by one window of Erythrobacter sp.:
- a CDS encoding MFS transporter — translation MKTRRNSPWLALLVLASIATVGFIDRIVVNVLVEPVKAEFQLTDLQVSLMAWAFALLNIGAGLVVARIAERVRRLTLISVGTVLWSIATALCGLAGSWVQLLVARMGVGLGEAIGLPGNQSVIADYFPANRRGLAISCLLLSPPLGAFIGFVGGGWIAQEFGWRETFLIAAIPGLVVGFVAYFFVAEPTRGQHDPGASDEVPPISAVLGRLFRLPSARNLVIGSALAAMLGFGVNFFFASLMVRQFGVGLAEAGLYAGLIASLPAALSVVGSGWLGDRLGERNPAAYALIPAVALLVGGPLYALAIVQTDLALLLGLVSVATFLNFGYLGITYATLQNLMHPRMRATAAAILNGVYGVAGGLGPSLLGLLSDNMAKAYGEARGLALAMAICGLAYLWASAHYFLAARHLRADAASVKAAIAV, via the coding sequence ATGAAAACCCGTCGCAATTCGCCGTGGCTCGCGCTGCTGGTGCTCGCATCGATCGCCACGGTCGGGTTCATCGACCGGATCGTGGTCAACGTTCTGGTCGAGCCGGTGAAGGCCGAATTCCAGCTCACCGACCTGCAAGTCTCGCTGATGGCCTGGGCCTTCGCGCTGCTCAATATCGGTGCGGGACTGGTGGTGGCGCGGATTGCCGAGCGGGTACGGCGGCTGACGCTGATCTCGGTCGGCACCGTGCTGTGGTCGATCGCCACCGCGCTCTGCGGGCTGGCCGGAAGCTGGGTGCAACTGCTCGTCGCGCGGATGGGCGTGGGGCTGGGCGAGGCGATCGGCCTGCCCGGGAACCAGTCGGTGATTGCCGACTACTTCCCCGCCAACAGGCGCGGACTGGCCATATCCTGCCTGCTGCTCTCGCCGCCGCTCGGAGCCTTCATCGGCTTTGTCGGCGGCGGCTGGATCGCGCAGGAATTCGGCTGGCGCGAGACCTTCCTGATCGCCGCGATACCGGGACTGGTGGTGGGCTTCGTCGCCTACTTCTTCGTCGCCGAGCCAACCCGCGGCCAACACGATCCCGGTGCGAGTGACGAAGTGCCGCCGATTTCCGCGGTGCTTGGCCGCCTGTTCCGCCTGCCGAGCGCGCGCAACCTGGTGATCGGATCGGCACTCGCGGCGATGCTGGGGTTCGGGGTGAACTTCTTCTTCGCCAGCCTGATGGTGCGCCAGTTCGGGGTCGGGCTGGCCGAGGCGGGGCTCTACGCGGGACTGATCGCCAGCCTGCCCGCCGCGCTCTCGGTGGTGGGCAGCGGCTGGCTGGGGGACCGGCTGGGTGAACGCAATCCCGCCGCCTACGCGCTGATCCCGGCGGTGGCGCTGCTGGTGGGCGGGCCGCTCTATGCGCTGGCGATCGTGCAGACCGATCTGGCGTTGCTGCTCGGCCTGGTCTCGGTGGCGACCTTTCTCAATTTCGGCTATCTCGGGATCACCTACGCCACCCTGCAAAACCTGATGCATCCACGGATGCGCGCGACCGCCGCGGCGATACTCAATGGTGTCTACGGCGTGGCGGGCGGGCTTGGCCCGTCGCTGCTCGGCCTGCTGAGCGACAACATGGCCAAGGCCTATGGCGAAGCGCGCGGGCTGGCACTGGCGATGGCGATTTGCGGGCTGGCCTACCTCTGGGCCTCGGCACATTACTTCCTCGCCGCGCGGCACCTGCGCGCCGATGCCGCCAGTGTGAAGGCCGCTATTGCCGTATAG